GGTGCATTGGTAGTGATATGTTTTCACTGCTTGCCAGCAAGGACATTGAATTGCCTGCTTCAGATGTAcgttgtggtggttttgggtaACTCCCAATACAAGTAGGTGACAGTGAACAACAGCACCACACAGGGAGGAGTGCGAGAACAGCGCTAGCATCAGAGGGTGCTTCCCTGACAAACCCTACACAATTTGAGGACTTCCTGAACCACTGGGattatctttgtattttcttgcctttgattgatttttcttccacagactTACCTGCTGTTTATCTTGACCATGCTACCTGCAGGTGTTGGCAGAGGTTCCCCATGCTCTTGCATAGAGGAGGCAGCAAAGGATCATTCCCTCTTTGGCTTCTGCTGGGAACTCTGGAATGTACAGATTTCCTCCTCTCTTGTTCCCAGCCGAAGAGAAACCATGTTTTATTCTGCCAGTCACAGCtgtctttttcccattttacaaAATTGGGCATTGGGGCTGCTGCTTCCTATTGTGCTGGCAGGGAAACCCTTGGGCAGAAAACTTGCGTAAGGCCAGCAGTGTCAGAAGAAGGGTTTCAATGTAGGTATCCCGCATTTTGCCACACACTTCGTTTAGCTGGGTGGCTTTTCATGCTACTAAGCTGTCTGTGTATTGGATTTAAGGTCAAGCCTAGACAACATTGCTGTCCTTGTGCCACCCCTCCTGTGCACCACAGCAACAAAATTACCTGCATTGGTCACCACAGTTCAAGGGTAACAGCCATAACTTTTACAAGATAGTTAAGTGTCCAGTCCTAGATAGCACGAGCAGTGATGCTTAAAGGATAAATTACCCTAAGGACGCAATAGGATTGCCTTTTCCAAACTAAGGGCAAGACAATTTTCGAATGATAACAGAGATCACACTGTATATTATGTTTTACAGACGTGCAAATAATACTAGATTGAAGGAGTTACGGTTCCAAAACCTAAATGCCTCCCCGTGCTAAGTGTCCATAGatcaggaagggaagaagaggaacagGAGTCCTTCATAGCCTGAGTGGCAATGTAAATTACATTAAGTGTTTTATATTACAGTTAATGCTATGAAATAAGCCAACCATAAACTTCTCATTAGCAACGCTGCAAAAATTAATATACCTCACATGCAATTACCATCCACTGTGTACTCCAAATGGATTCATAAAATagaatgtttgaaaataaaggATGCTTTATGTTGTATTTTCTAGTAGCTATCCATTTAAAACCTGCTTTGTAATGCGAGTTGAAAGATGTTGGAAGCCAGGGAAGCTGCTACAGTAAGAATGATCACCTCTTTCAGCATGGGAGGATACAAGGATCTGTGCAGTGCCCGGGTAAGCCATGAGCAGCCGTCGTGCTGTCGGTCGCTAGCTCTGACATCTTATCTTGGGGGAGCCTTAATAAAGGACTCAGTGGGGAAGTGTATGTTGCAAGCTCTATTTATGGCAGAAAAGCTGTCAGGGGCTGGATTTGTCAAATTGGCACTAATTGcatcaatttcttttcttcttttattttaaatttcatggcctcatttggtttcttttttatttttttctgtgccttgaagattttttcaaaatctgtgaatttttaatgtgaagTTAATTTTGTGCAATGGTATTGTTGGGTACCTGGCatttccacggggtgcagaccttcaggagcaaactgctccagcgtgggtcccccacggggtcacaagtcctgccagcaaacctgctctggcgtgggctcctctctccatgggtccacaggtcctgccaggagcttgctccagcgtgggcttcccatggggccacagcctccttcaggtgcttccacctgctccggcgtggggtcctccacgggctgcaggtggaatctctacaccccctcatcctccctccatgggctgcagggggacagcctgcctcaccatggtcttcaccacaggctgcagggggatctctgctccggcacctggagcacctcctgcccctccttctgcactgacctgggtgtctgcagagtttcttacatcttctcactcctctctccggctgcaaaagctctaacttgttttttttcctcttcttaaatatgctatcacagaggcgctgattggcttggccttggccagcagcgggtccgtcttggagccggctggcattggctctgtcagacacaggggaagtttctagcaacttctcacagaagccacccctgtagccccccccccccgccactaccaaacactaccaaaaccttgccacacaaacccaatacacacaTGTTGAAGGAAACCTGGGAGACCCAACTCAGAGCCGGAGGGGAGCAAGACCCTGAAAAGAGCCTTTGTCCAGTGTCTTCTCTGAGGGAATTTCTGGGTGCCACCACGGGTATACAAAGGGTGCTCACAAAGCACAAAAAGTTAGTACAGCTAGATGAATAGATACACTAGTCCCCAGCAGAAAAGTactttactttgttttcttaccCTGCTCACCTCTGATGGGCACACAGAAATTTTAGCACTCACTATAGCAGGGGGAGCAGCACCAAATGACGGCAAGCACTTGACAAAACAGCATCGTCTTCTACAGCACCTGTGAGTGCTGCTAGCTAGTTCTAGCGCTTGAACAGGTTACGCATTGCAGcatgcatattttaaagcaaagtgtATCTGTTTGGCCATTGTTGTCTAGTACTGAGGACACGTTTGTAGCCTCATCCTCCCATTGTGTACCTGAGAGAGTGTACTGGGATGGGGACCATGCCTGCTGTCGCAGGTAGTTGGGCAGCTCACTGCTTTGTATACTGACACTGGCAACTTTCAAATGCTTTAGAAGAAGGTtcagatggggaaaaagaagtctACAGAGTAATAATGGACTGTTCTGCCCaaagaggacttttttttctggcatggagctgctggggaaacTCTCACCTTCCCCTTTTGGAGTCAGCCTGGCAATGACAGCAACCTCCTGGAAACTGAATCTGGGTCTCAAGATCATCATTCTGCCTGGTTTTGGCACAGGGAATCAGATTTGGTTCTTGTGTTTTACCTTCTGCTTTCCAAGTTGTTTAATGGCATCATGGTCAAGTTTTCAAACTTTAGCAAAGCCAGTAGCTCGTTAGAGACTTGTGGCAGAACCGTGCGATTTAGCTGCTCTCAACAGAGAaagatttccatttctgtattctttttcaCTTTGGTTTAGCACTTTGTCTGAAACCTTTCTTTGGAGCAGGCGCTTTGCCAGAGGAGGTGTGTGATAGTAGCTGTAGCAGGATGTGTATCCTTTCCAGAGACGTTTGGAAATGGGATCTGAAGGAAGTGGGcacattaaaatacacatttttggaGGCGTTTTCAGTTATATCCCTTTTTCACATTGCTACAGGTTTGTTCTTTGTTGCTAGCACCCATCTGCTCTAAGCTCCTTGTCTGTCCTAGCTTTCTACCCTGTTAATTCTCCATGTCAGCCAAATACAGCTTTCCTGCATTGCTTCAAAATGAATGATTTCTGAGACCTTTTCCTTGGCTgcaactgctttaaaaaacaatagaATGTCCTCACTCACTGAAAAACCACACAGGCAATCAAACTACAATATCAAACATTTTCTATTCAGCCTTTATTGGAAGCTGAAGCATTGGTTGCACACAGCTGTCATGATTACAGACTGGGCTACCAGGCATTTGTGATTTTAAACGTCATTCACTATCTGCGTAATAGCCTCATCAGCACAAATGCTTTGTGTCACAGAGAATTGATTCCTGTCATGGTAGCACCTTTGCTGACGAAAATCATGTAGCTGACCtactttgtttttcccccagaaaaatattcagaacttTGTTTACTTATTCAACACTCACTGTACAGTGATGTGGGTGTGCAAGCTGAGTTGCAGAGAATGAAGGGTAAATCTTCATTTGGGCTTctcatatttgctttttaaaactgattcACATTTGTGACAGTCCTGCATTTTGTTAGAAGAGAAGCCTTTTTATATGCTTATCCTGCACCTCTCCCTAGGCGACCCTGTTGGTCACTGATGGGCAGAGGGCAAGATGGACATCTGAAATGACCCGGTGTGGCCACCCATCAGTCTCAAGGCATTGTGGGTGCACTTGAATTTCTGTCCATTATACAGATTAATTGGGTAAAGTAACCAGCCTGAAACactaaaaacaattttaaagttTCTGGTTTAGTTTCTCTTCCTAGTGCTGGATAGAGCTACATACAAGCAAAaagaatgggggaaaaaaaaaagatgaagaagggACAGAAAAGGACAGGCTTTACACAGTCCAGTAATGTGAAGCTATTTCAATCACGTTAGCTCGTGAAGCTTGTCGATCtattgatgaaaaataaatgaatgaactGCACACATCTACTTGTGTCTATCTGCTGGCCAGACTATGAGCTCCAAAACACAATCAGTTGCCAGCAACCAGGACACCTCTGTTCCCACGCAGTGGTTTGTCTTTCTTGGGCTTCTGCCACCAGGTCAGCTAGGAAAGCTAGCATCAAGTCAGACGTCTGTGCCAGGGCAGTGGTGTTCCCCATCTCTATCTCTTTCCTGTCCCTCGAGCGTCTCTCTCCAGCATCAAGCACTGATGGGAAAACCCAAGGAAGGAGAGCAGACACATACAGCTGCTTGTCTAGACTCCCcttggggctgggcagggcggTTCAATTCACCCTACTGGGGACGTCTGAACTAGCCAGATGATTTCCAGCCCAGAGGTGTCTTTTGCTCTCTGAGAGCTGTGAACATGGCCCATGGTGACTGACTCAGGTGTGGGGAGCCCACAGAGTGACCCTGAAGGTGAGGAGAGGAAAGTCCCTCCTTGTAGCCACATCTCTGCAGGTCCTGAACGCTCCTCTTTGGGTGTGCGCTCCTGTTTTGGGATCTCACTTTGCCCTACCTTGACTCTGCCTGTCATCTTCAAATCCTCAGCAGCTGTggcttttattctgttttcgCCAACTTGTTTTCTCaccaaaaatgttaattttaagaATTCTGGGCagctttttcaaatgcatttggGTGGGTGTGGATAACAGTCTacatagagagagagagacctcAAGCATTTACTTAATGTAAATTCCCACAATAGCCATCGTCCCTTAGCACTTACTGGTGATGACAGATCCTTAGGTCATAATTCTTTGTGCTATGAGCAACTAACTCTGATTTATAACCTCAAATGTCCAGAGTGACTGCATGACCCAGTGCCTTGGCTTAGCATGCTGTTGGGAATGGTTTGCTCGTCAGCACACAGTTAATGTTTTTTGCAGGGGACACCATGCCCAGAGGCAGCAAGTGAGCAAGTTCAGCCCCTCATGCTTTGTCCCTTTGGGATTAGACTGCTGTCAGCGTGGCTTTCCCACACCATCAGCGCTGTTTTTCTCCACCCCAACATGCAGGCCTTTTCAACAGAGGGGCTCGAGCAGTTCCCAGGAGTTTCAGCTGCTGTGCCTTGCCAAGGTGAGTTTCCCAATCAGGTTTTGCAGCAGAGGATGCCACAATacccaccacccccacccccccttaataagacatttcttttcctaatttttcttgcaaagcCAGATACAGCCCTGGTGGGCTGTGGCAGGGGAAACTCAGCAGGAACACTGACCTGCGCCTGCCTCAATGGCACAGCCCCAAGGGAGAGATCTGGGAGGGTGAGACGAGTAGCAAGCAGTTATGCAGCCGAGCCTGCCCCTCTCAAATACCCGCCTGCCCCCTTACACTGTTTTGCACACGTCAGCACATgcctctgcagaaggaaaagcctTTTGGTGAGTACGCGTGGCTCTGAGAGAGCTCTGCTCTGGGAGAGCACTGGCTCTGGCAGCCTGATTTCAGTCCCTGCAGATGATTTCCCACAGCACTAACCAGGGTTACCCTTTTCAGTGTGGCTGCgttttcattctttctcccAACAAGACTCCTATGAAGGCCCCGTTACCCGTTACCTGGCGCCTAGTTGTTGCACCAGATTTTGCAGTGCAGTATTACTGTGATTACACTGTGCTTAGGCCTTCCAAATTCACCTGGGCTACAGCACCAAACCTTCCTCAGCAAAGACCTTCAAAGACCTTCAGTAGACTTGTCAGTTTATTGTTCATGTTACAACCAATATCCTACCATATTCAAATCATATTATTGAGCCTATCGTGAGTGTGAGATAATGAAGTTTTATgaatttttactaatttttacCCGGTTGGATAAACTTATCACAAAAGTGCACTTGGAGAAATCTCTAAGGAGGTATACGTCTCcaccattttctctctccttgtaCCACAACCCTGCACAAATATTCTTTCCCACTAAGCCCTGAGCACGGCTTGCTGCCCCCGCATCTCGCATTACCCATTTTGTTCCCAAAAGCTCCTAGAGGCTTTTCACTGTGCTCTCACTCAGCTGAAGCAGGGAAGCACTccagctgcagtgctgagcaTTAAAGATGCCCGGGAGAACGCAGTCACACTCGGCTGGGGACCAGGAGCATCTCCTGGGTCTGGTGAGACACAACAGGCGCTATTTCAGGTATAGGTCAGGGCCAGGGGGACCTGTGTCTTGCTTTTAGTGGTGCAGAGACTTTTCCTGGGCATGACCCATGGGACCCGCTTGTGGGGACGCTGATTAACAGTGAGAGTTCCCGGTGATTCAGCTGCGTGTTGCATCAGTAGCCGGGGCCCGTGTTGGGTTAGGTGGGGACCTAACTCCATGCCCCTAACTCTGACCTACTCTGTGCCCCACTGGCGGCAGCACCGAGGGGTTGGCAGCACCGGGGACACGGCgatgcagagagcaggaggagtCTGAGTCAGACCAGCACGGTGGTCAGCTAACAAAGGTACCCTTCCCTATGTCTCGAGGGGAAGAAAATCCAACAAACACATAGCTGTAGCTATATAAAGGGAAACgctgaatattttcagtattcagAAGGGTGGCTGGCCCGTGTGAAACCACATATCAGCTAACAAACGCAAGCACTCACTTGCAAGTGTGAAGTGTAACTAACACAAAGAGCTGAGTGCCATGTTCCTTTCGGAAGTGTTAGTGACTACTCTCTCATCAGCGGGTTGCTAAGATGCCAAATTTCCTGggaaacagaaatacacagctttaaaataaagacagcaGAGAACTCACAAATTGTGTCTTAGTTCTTTTATTACAGTAAAACCTGCATGGTACTAGCctactgaaagaataaaagctgCAAGTAACTTTTCATCAGAAAGGACTCAATCCAAGGTAAAAATGACCTAGAAATCATAGCTGTCACAAATTACAAAGTCTGAGTTGGGACATCCAGCTGTTGTTTCCCATTGGAGTAGGTCCAAAGATTGCAAGGTTCTTGATGGAAGTTTCTTCTTTAACAAGCTGGGGAGGTAAAGAGGAGAAGCAGATTAAGGGACATGTTTTCTCCACGAATTACACAAGATGCTAGGGAGGTGTTTTGCCTAGATGCAGGACATCAAAAAGCCAATTTTTTAGCAATTGCTTTCCCCAGCCCCCATCCGTACATGTGTTTCCTAACTATGATTCGGATCAGTAAAACCAAATTATAGTGAATTGTTTCCAGTACAAAATACACTGTGAGGTGGGTTGGAATTGGCTGAGGCTATTGGTTGATTATCTATGTTAGATATGCTGAAATGTCaatcctaattaaaaaaaatggaagtagGGGATCAAAGATTTCTGTAAGTTTAATTCCACATTTCTAAAGCAAACACTTTTATCTCTTGTGATAAAGTAGATGTGAGTTTGGTAGCTGCAACTCTACCATTGCATTAGCTGAGGGTTTGATCTCACACCGGAGCCCAGACTACCTGTACAGCCACGTTGCCCACAAGTCCCTGGCTCAGATGCATTGGCAACACCCACCCCTCTGGCAAGAAGCCGGTCCTTCTAGGGTTTAGCCACCTCTTCCCCGCTCATGCCCTGGGTGAGGAAGCTCTGCCCCCACACCGGGAAGGGGGACACCCCATCCTGCTCACTCCCTCACACGTGGCCTCCCGTTGCGCCAGGCTGGCACAGCACACCAAGCCCGGGCGCAGCATGGACCTGCCAAGAGCTGCGGTGCATCCGTGGGGACGCAGGGGATGATGTCTCATGCAGGACTTTACCTTCCTCCACCACGCGGTGGTAGAAGCACCAGGGGACACCAGCGGGATGTGCCCTGAAGCAGCACCCCTTCCTTTCGCACTCCTTAGCCGTGATGCCGGGGTAGCCGCAGTTTATCCTGCCGTGAGGATCGTTGGGACATACTTTCCTAACTGcgtaaagcaaaaccaaaggaaggaaggaggctgCGTTACTTTATGATCTGTTTACCTGGCGGCATAATTCACAAATAAAAGTCAGGCCACAAAGGTGAGGTCAGAGAGCAGACATGACAGCCATGATGACCTTCCCCATAACCAAATTCAGGCAGCAGATTCACCCACATTCTTACCATCCTGTTAGATAAAGCTAAATACCAAGGGGTGAGGAATTGTTGCTGTGCCCCAGGGGGCATGGGGGCCAAAATTCACCCCTAGAAGTGCCTGGTAGGCAGTGACCCAGCTTTACCTTTCCTAGATCCATCAATGGGGTGAAAAGCTGTGTGTCTCCTGTAATGGTAGCACAGACACTGGCCTCAGACCGGGGTGCGTTCATGACCTGACCCAAAGCTAACCCCAGAGCAGCCCGGCTAACGCGGGGAGAGGAAACCCCAGCCTCCTCTGCATGTCAACTTGAGTTACGGAAAGGAGGTAGGCCATTTAGGAGAAAATCACAGCTAATCCAGgcaatttaaagtaaaatcacAGGTAAAGAGTTTATACCACCTGGCCCAAATAATTAAGTTTTCCTCTCCTGAAACAGTTCTGCTCATAAAAGCAATTACATGAAAATGACACTGTAAGGTGCTGCCATTcatttttcaagattttcatGAAATGCAAGCAGTGTTcgaaagtaattttttttttcctcctacaaTTCTGAACCCTGTTGACCAATCTTGTCAAGTTCTTTTATTGAGTAATGCTGCCTTTGCACCCTCACTTCCTTTCATTTCACCCGTGCAACTGCTGAGATTGCCCTGAAGTTTGCCTAAGAAGGAGCCACGCAGTCAGCCCAGCAGATGTAGCTTACATTCAGCAGCTATGTAAAATATACAACCAGCCCTTGAAGGACTGGCAGAGCAGCTCtctgagaaaacaaaggcaaaaaatagAAGCAAGACTTTAGAAGCTTTAGAAGGAAGAATCTAATGGAGAAAAGTATTTCCCCTGGGATATTTTGGAGATTTCATTGAATGAAGACCGGGAGCaaaaatgggagagaaaaaaaagaaccgCCAAATGGAATTATGCTGGGaaacaggcaggagaggaaggaagtaGAAATTATCaaaacaggctggagaaaagagcaaaaaaaatagaagttacaGGATGCTTGTGGTCTTTTGTACAGGTGTCAAACAACTCCAGAGGGGCTCATCTACTCAGGACTTTGACATGCAGTGCTGAAGTCCTCCTCAGCCGCATAGAAAACCCATTTAAATAAGTGCTGAGAATCCATTGCTCTACTGATGAACATGACCACAAACGGCAATGAAATGTTCTTAAATAATCGCCATGGATTATTTGATAACTAGAAGCCTGAAGGAAGATGAAATACATTGTGTGAAGAGGATGAGACAAAAGACTGATGGATAAGCAAGGTTTGACTTTACATTTTACTACCCGTGGTCTCCTAATAGAGGTTTGTGCCCAATTTCTTGGCccaagaagagaagcagagctgctccccagttGTACACATTTCTGCATAATCGAACACTAGGTAGATCAATGTTTCTGGCAGAGAGATTACCTTTCTTTGCTTTAGGAGCAAAGCACCAGGGAACACCAGGGACTGAAGCGTTGAAGCAGCAACCAGCTTTCCTGCACTCCGCTGCTGAGATTCCCGGGAAGCCGCAGTTCCTCCGCTCCCTGGGAGCCAGTTTACACTGGCATCTGGCTGTTCAGGACAGAATTAGCAAGTTACTGGGTGTCAGTTTGCACACGCGTTAGCAGAGGTCCATTTATCAGATGTCCACTGGGAACAATAACCTTTCCCTAGACCCTGTCTGTCTTTGCAAGTGTACCTTTACTGTCACTTGCTAAGACCAGAACCTGTGCggtttaaaagctgcttttaaactCACACTGATTTCAGTAAGGGTTGCACTCCGCCTCTTGAGAATCTGTGGTCTCATTTGTAGCCAAACCAGCCCAGCACAGTGGGGCCTGTGGACTTCAGACAGACCACATCAAACAGTAAAGCCCCATAACTTCAAAAGTCATGCTAGTAAATGTTTGTTGCTTTGCCCATCTcatgtgaagaaagaaagagttaaGGGTCCAGTGGATATTTAAACAGGTGTAAAGATACAAAATCTTGCATTCTTGTCAGGTGACTATAAAAACATAGGATTATGGGGAAATAGTTGTGGCTatacttttaacattttaagtCTACCGCACAGCTATCCGCAACCAAGAAATTCTGGACATGTCCCTAGGTGTCTATCATTGAGTTGCTTTCCACTTCTTCAGTTGTCTAAATGACTTGTCTTTTATTGAGAAGGCAGATAGACTCCTTCAAAATTGTATTCACATGGCAAAGtagcataaaataaatgtcagaaGACTATTCAAAGTTAGCTCCTGTTCCAGTCCTGGTCCTGTTCTGGCGAGCTCCTGGGCATGTCTGTCcctctgcctttgcagcagGTTCCTGATTATTCCACCAACACAAGAGTTCACCTgcagtcttttttattttgccatagatttctctgaaataattaaaaagtagaCTCCAACTTGGGTAATTGTACCAGAGTGAGACATTCGCTGTCTGATACATAAACTGGAGACCTGCTCTTGCTGCAGTTACAATCAGTAGAATCAGGCCCACATACGTACCTGTGAAGGCAACAGCAGATCAATGTACTTACTTGGTAATGTCTTTCCCTCTGCCAAGCTGCTGAGGGCTACAACGAGGATGACGGAGAGCACGCCGATCACTTTGAGATCCATTGCTCTTGGAAGGAGTGCGGAGGAGAGGTGCCCCTCTCCCTGGGAGCAGCTTGTTTTATACGCTCCTTGTGTTTGCCCGGCAAGGTCTGATAACATTGTTCCATCCGATGCTTCACCCAGaggttgggttttcttttgtttaattagGAAATGTTGCCATGCATATTTTGATATCTCTGAGATAAATTTCTAGGCTCCCGTGAGCTA
This sequence is a window from Balearica regulorum gibbericeps isolate bBalReg1 chromosome 1, bBalReg1.pri, whole genome shotgun sequence. Protein-coding genes within it:
- the LOC104641520 gene encoding uncharacterized protein LOC104641520, coding for MLSDLAGQTQGAYKTSCSQGEGHLSSALLPRAMDLKVIGVLSVILVVALSSLAEGKTLPTRCQCKLAPRERRNCGFPGISAAECRKAGCCFNASVPGVPWCFAPKAKKVRKVCPNDPHGRINCGYPGITAKECERKGCCFRAHPAGVPWCFYHRVVEEGNLAS